The genomic DNA TAAACTACGCcaaacaaaaagtataaaaattcaaaaccgAACGTCCTTCAAACCCATATTAAATGTGCTTTGCAAAAAAGTATAATACAGCTAAAAACCTTACAGAAActcaaagtttaaacaatttccgGATTTATTGCGAGAATTGGAACACAAGAAATTTTTTCtgaaactttgattttttttgcatgaTAAACGTGTGTAGGCTGAACAACGCATCTTATAAACAATATCAGAGCATTCTACGGCTAATTCCTCATACAAGTTTGCTGTGTACATCGGAAGTGCTTCATATTACTGCAAATATTTACAACCAGCTATGAAGATTACAATTCAGATTTTCCCTTGGATGCATTTTCCTTCAAGTACTTGCTGAAGTCTGCAACCTCTCGACCACCCtggaaacaaagaaattagTATCTTATAACACCAAACAGTGTAATATTAAATTGCACTAAGATGCTTCCAAAATGCCCCGAAACAAAGAAACGGGTAAAACTCGACTAAAATCTTTGTGTCAGAAGGTTTACCTAAATTACcttattaaaagtttgttaTATTCAGTAAACCGTGTTTAAATTCTGCCACCCCTAACCCCgaataactttttattcaaGAATTGTTTAAGTGCACAAAAGACATGGCATccattttattcatatatatatcaacTTACTTGATATTTGACTGGATTCTGCTTATTTCCCTTGGGAGCAAAGTATATGGTTGGAAATCCGGATACTTGGAACTGAGATGGAGAATCATTGGCTGTTGCGTCAATCTTAGCAATCACAATGTCATTGTTGTCCTTCATCTGTGGACATATATGGTGATTAGTAAGAACTCCTGTTAGTTAGGGTAATAGGCAAACGTTAGCTTAAGTCATCTGACATGCTTCACTTTAGGATCTTATtcttacccatataaaatacaatacatttttatttatttaaatgcattCATATATTAGAATATAGAATACCTACCAAAACCCCTTAAAGTAGGCAAACTTCAGCTTAACATCTGACATGCTTCACTTTAGGAtattacccatatagaatacaatacatttttatttatttaaatgcattCATATATTAGAATATAGAATACCTACCAAAACCccttaaagttttattttccatGCACCTTTCATTTTAGCAATCTTATTACAATTTACATccagattttaattttaatttcaaaatgtGGTGTATGTTAGctatatatttaccttttcaCCAAGTTCATTCCATTTTGGTTCCAGAGACTTGCAGTGTCCGCACCATGGAGCATAAAACTCAATCAAGACATCTTTGCTCTCGTCCATCACTATTTCATCGAATGTTTTCCCAGTTACCACGGTGACGGGGCCATCATTATCTGCTGGTGGTTCCTCAGATTTGATGAATGGACTCAATTCACCGTTAGTGTAAGAAGTAAGGAAGGCAACAAAGTTGTCCTTGctgttgaaataaaaagttttagttgGCAAGTTTTGTGCTAGGATTTTGAACTATCTTGAACTAGGAACTAAAAGAAGTGCTcaacatttgttaaattatttgcTATATTCTAAGATTTTAGGCAAATACTACACCCGGTACACATACGTAAGTATTCCATTTCAACCTCTTAATGTTGAAATGTTCCTAACAGCTAGCAGCATGTTATAATAATTCTAATTTACCTGAAAGCATTGGGCATCACATATTTTCTATCTTGTGCATCAACAATCACGACAACTGGTGAAACATCTTCAGGCAAACCACTTTCTGGCAACAAACCAACAATGCCATCTTTGTTAGCAATGCCAAAAGTGAGTTGTTCCTTGAATTCTTTTCCAAACTTTACCACACTGTTTTGAAAACAATTGTTAgttaaagatttaaaacgGTTTGTCTTTGTTAAAAGTGTACGCACTACAAAGACAGAATTTGTTAGcacaaaaaatgtcaaaaaatacAGGTTTTCAAGAAAAGCAAAAAGCATCTCCGAATTGATAGGAAAATGGGATAATTTAGGATTTCTTGGTTTTTAAAGAATGTTTCAAGTTATATTGCATACCGTTAGGACTACTAACTTGAGTATTATCAGTTAGCAGATtgtactaaatttaaaatgccaAACTGTTACTCTGTCACCATATTGTCAATGATTGCGCATTAATATTAGTTGTTGCACTCTTAACAGCTAACTTAAATTACTGTTTGgaataaaagattttaaattaaacgtCAACCAATCCATGTTTACACTTCTTACATTCCTAAATACAACCAGAGAATAAACACTGACCGGTTTCTCCAGTAGTTCGATCCTTTAATATTCTTCACATAATCAACATCTGAACCGGCGAGAATAACAAGTGGTTTCTTGAACTTGCCATAATTGTCGGTGGTAAGAAGTCCACAACGACCAAGACTGAATCAAATAGGGAGTTTTTATGTAAACAGAATAAAAGCTAAGCGCAGAGTTTTCATTATTTGAATCCCCAATTCATTATTTGAATACAATGAGTGCAAAAGATAATTAAATAGAATGTGAAGTGTTAAAATTGGCGCAGACAGGAGATTTAGGGtcttttggttttaaaactaaacaaccaaatacaaatatatatacctaacTTTaagactatatatatatccattTATCTAGTTTGGATAATGGTTATTTTACCATTATGCCTAGATTTACAAAGagtactaaaaaaaaattgtatattgtTTGCCATCTTCCCATTTTTTAGACGGCACCCTTAAACATGAAATACTTACGCATTTTCGTTGAGGAAAGTTCTGTAACCATCAACGGTTGGTTCTCCTGCTATAACCATGGTTGATTCTTCAAACTTGTTGGCCATGGCTTGTGGTCGGTACATCTTAACGGTGTCTTTCTCACCAGCAGCGTCCATTACGTCATCACTGGTGGTGTATGCAAACTTGTAATCGTCACGAAGGGTTTTCGCAACATTTTCAAAAGCAGTTGCCTTAGCCTTATCAGTGAAGTAACCTGGATATTAGGAAATTAAATTATACAGAATTAGTATAGGGAAGATATAATGTGTATATTTTGATAGGCAGACATGTTACAGGCATTTGAAAGAGCTTTAAAAGCAGTTTACCTAGATTTAtctataaaataactttaattttaagaaATTCCATTTATACAAACTTAGTTTAACGAgtttaagatattttaatgTGCAAATTTCAATACACAAATGTACATCATTTTTCAGTACAACTTAGGTAGATTTATTTTCCGTTAGATTTTCAAGGAAGCCAAAATCTCTAAAAATGTAACAGCATTTACATACCAACAACTACTACAGAACTAGATTTCTGCAGGAGTTTGTCGTGTGCTGCTGCTGTTTCAATGAGAACTGCAGCTGGTGAAGCAGCTTTCTGCATGTACTTTACAATCCcatctaataaaaaaaaaactttataaatgcaATAAAGTTTTCATCATAAGACAACTAACATGATTTCAACATGCATGAATTTCCACAACCAAAATATCTAGTAAAACAATACCTGCTTGACGTGGGCCATCGTAATCTTTGGACAGCTTGCCATCGGCAAATAATTTCAATGTTGGATAACCGCTCACTCCGAACTTAGAGCAAGTTGCCGTGTTCTCAGTACAATCAACCTAACACCAAAAACCAAATAACCATCTACAACTACTATGGCACCAAGTAATATACATATTGTGTGTTGGAAGGGGCAAAATACACCTTAATGAATAATGGTTGTATCTACTCTATGTATGAATGTATGGAAGTGCAATCAATCAATGAGAAAGCATTGTTCCCTTCACCCTGCGCACCAATACATTGTGATGTTTGAACTTTGAATAACAACCTGTCTTTCTGCTTCCTGTATATCTCGCATCTTTTTTGCCAAACCGATATAGATACATAGATGGGAAACCATTTATCCCGTGTTGTTTGCATAGTTGTGTGTTGGCGGCGCAGTCAACCTAATAGACCACCCACATGCACTTTCACACGATAACACCATTATGTCACCTGACTTTCGGGTGCCCTTATATGGATAACTTTTGCCGAAACGAAATATCTTTAGAGTTGGGTAACCAgtgattttcaatttttggCAAACCGCTTTATTCTCTATACAATTAACCTTCAGTATAGGGGTGTATGGTAAACAACTAgaatatgttatttaatatgAAGTTACCTTTCCAATTCTGATTGGTGGATCATTTCTCTTCAACTTGGTGGCAGCAATGTCATATTCGGGTGCAAGTTTTTTACAGTGGCCACACCTGTATTTGAACAGTTGATAGATAAATAAAAGGTTGTTCTCAATCTTGTAGAGAATAAACCAAATTAAACcactatttgttttaaaaaaaaaatcattgtgGGGCGATGGCCACAGACTGTCTGCCAATGGTTATTCAATGAAACAAGAACTATACATGAAGcacacacattaaaaaaagacaCTTGATTGTTGGTCTATAATTCTAACACGCTATAATAATTGGACAAATAAAAACGGACTTTCTTAGTTGTTTGGGCCAAAACACGAACGTAACTTTGTCAGTAAAAAATCAATTCAGATACATGGGATTCTAACGTGTCTGTGGTTAACTAAAACCAAGATATAGAGAATAAAGACACTTACCACGGGGCGTAGAATTCCATAAGAATAATTGAATGTTTGACAATTTCAGCATCGAAGTTGCTGTCGGTTAAAACGAGGACATCATCAGCAGCGCTAACGATAGCAACACATAAGGCCGACAACGCAATAAATAAGTGCTTCATCTTGAAAGTATTGTACCAACGTACTAACAAAATTAAAGACAAACCGGTGTAATGATCAAACTGCAAATATACGACTACTAAGCTTGAAATCTTCAAACCTATTGACGTGGGTACGCACGTGACGTATTTGTGTCTTGCATGTTGGCCGTCTCTGATTGGAGGAAAATCACCGGTTACGTGATCACTAGAGCATGAGAGATTTGTAAATGCGACGTGTATATAAAGTTCTTCGGAGCTTTTCATGTTAACACAAATTTCATGTTAACACAGCGGAAATAGCAATGATGCAATGTCTGTTGGTCATTAGGGGTGAATTGTTATGTAGCATATCTTAATTGGCCTCATTTGACggtatattttctttttctttttgccgttaaattaaaagtaaccATAACAAGAGAGCATAGCTCTAATGGATAGACACGtgaattgaataaaaatgcaatttgTAGTAACGTATTTCATAAGCGAAGGGATATATCTCTAATAGGCACTGATATAGCCGATGTAGTGGGGAAATAATAGGCACTGATATAGCCAATGTAGTGGGGAAAGATttgacaccttttcattctaatttcacgtcccatttggtactatcagcaaagaacattcaaagaattataaccgCATTATTACGAATCCCATTGAGcatcgaccgttgttaattgtttttttaaaaaatgagcgggatatttgaatatcatatgtgctaaaggtgtctcgtcttcacccaccctacaatattgCTAACACCATTGCTTAATCAAGTGTATTCGCATTGACTTATAAAAGCACGTCGGCGCTATGACAATGTGGTTAGCGCCTATGTCTCGGTCCAGAGTACGAAgttcgatgctgctaccactaAGGACGTGTGTAAGCTTGGACTAGAGACGAAGAATATCTATATGGGCACGAAAGtggcaaataatatttatcattAACAAGCATTCAAGTACGATGTTGACGTCTGTGTTGCCAGAGAAATGAAAGATACAGTTAGGGTGAAATAATACATGTTTTCGTTCTCATTTCTCgttaaatttggttttaaacaaagaatatttacagaattatatagtCGTTGCCTCGCGTCTCTGTTATGTTGTTAATTGGCAATATGGGTTTTAGTTGTTGAAGTTATCCCATCTGCCGCTACAGTACAATATTTATGGCGAACTAAAAAGTCCAGACTTTTACTCACATGAGGTACACGGCGTTGATACTGCTACCACTGTAGTGTGGGTGTGTGTGTCCTTGATCAAGACTCAACTACAAATGACCCAACCCAGTGGACCCTTAGGGTTGTTAAAAATGTCAGtcttaaaagaaaaaataatagcccaaaaagttaaatacgtgggaacttaaacgggcacgaggtgtacgaaaccaCAAAAAGAACGAATATATGCTTGTGGCAAAACTAGCACCACAGCACAAGCAACAACAaccaacaaatttatttattgcaggtttaataaactattaaaCAACGAAGTTTGCACAAGAGTGGCGGAAGCGcacagataaaataaaaatgggaTAAAAATCAATTGGAAGCAGTTCTCCAGTCGTTGTCGTGCAATCCAATCTTACAGCCGGGTGCATTCTTGTTGCATTTTAAGCAACACATCCAGTAACTTCTACCATATGGGATATCAGAGTAGTAACGCTTAGGATGGTAACAGCACATTGTGGTGTCTCCTCGAACAAACTGACGACGACATTGCTTGCATGGATCATCTATGTATCTAGAAAGATGACATCCATgagtatttaaataataaattggtttaaaaaacattcacctacaaagttacaaacatggtaactcccaacaacgaggtgtatgaaacaaaacacctttcAGGTGGCATAATCAACTTGTTTGTGTGTAGTAGAGTGCACATATTGCTTAGCCGCAAAAGCATAATCAAATAACCAGAAAACAGTTAATGAATATTCTTTTACCTTTCTAACCCAATAACATTACTCATGttttgtatatgaaacagtttacaatataaacaactCATAACACTTGTTTACAAATGTAAagctttgtttatatttaaatgggtGTGGTTACAATGTCAGGTGAAACTAACCAAGTCATGCTATTGCTAACTAATGTATAAAGATAGAAAAATAGTCTATTGGACTTGCTTTTATCTGTTTTgaagcaccagatccttactatATTTCCCAACACAAGAATCGTTGAACTCGTATGAGCACCATTTTAAGGTCAAAT from Ciona intestinalis unplaced genomic scaffold, KH HT000049.2, whole genome shotgun sequence includes the following:
- the LOC100179353 gene encoding protein disulfide-isomerase A3 — encoded protein: MKSSEELYIHVAFTNLSCSSDHVTGDFPPIRDGQHARHKYVTCVPTSIGLKISSLVVVYLQFDHYTGLSLILLVRWYNTFKMKHLFIALSALCVAIVSAADDVLVLTDSNFDAEIVKHSIILMEFYAPWCGHCKKLAPEYDIAATKLKRNDPPIRIGKVDCTENTATCSKFGVSGYPTLKLFADGKLSKDYDGPRQADGIVKYMQKAASPAAVLIETAAAHDKLLQKSSSVVVVGYFTDKAKATAFENVAKTLRDDYKFAYTTSDDVMDAAGEKDTVKMYRPQAMANKFEESTMVIAGEPTVDGYRTFLNENALGRCGLLTTDNYGKFKKPLVILAGSDVDYVKNIKGSNYWRNRVVKFGKEFKEQLTFGIANKDGIVGLLPESGLPEDVSPVVVIVDAQDRKYVMPNAFSKDNFVAFLTSYTNGELSPFIKSEEPPADNDGPVTVVTGKTFDEIVMDESKDVLIEFYAPWCGHCKSLEPKWNELGEKMKDNNDIVIAKIDATANDSPSQFQVSGFPTIYFAPKGNKQNPVKYQGGREVADFSKYLKENASKGKSEL